In Nitratidesulfovibrio sp., the following are encoded in one genomic region:
- a CDS encoding TVP38/TMEM64 family protein, with amino-acid sequence MRPVWTDTARRGLLVLAVAACLGAAWWSGLGEWLSLARLKASQAQLVAWHGASPVLSVGAYMAVYVASAALSLPWATALTLAGAAVFGFWTTLWATSLSSTVGATLAFLGARYVFRDAVRRRFGHRMARLDEGLARDGAFYLFGLRLVPVFPFFLVNLLMGLTAMPARTYFWVSLVGMLPGTAVYVNAGRELGSLTSAGDVLSPGLLVAMTLLGVFPLVARKVLERVRSRRAAPVNDPVAEKRHAEEDDNGPNPTA; translated from the coding sequence ATGCGTCCGGTATGGACTGACACGGCGCGGCGCGGCCTGCTGGTACTGGCGGTGGCGGCCTGCCTTGGGGCGGCGTGGTGGTCGGGCCTTGGCGAATGGCTGTCGCTGGCCCGGCTGAAGGCGTCGCAGGCGCAACTGGTGGCCTGGCACGGCGCCAGCCCGGTATTGTCCGTGGGGGCCTACATGGCGGTGTACGTGGCTTCCGCCGCGTTGTCGCTGCCGTGGGCCACGGCCCTGACCTTGGCGGGCGCGGCGGTGTTCGGTTTCTGGACCACGCTGTGGGCCACCTCGTTGTCCAGCACCGTGGGGGCCACACTGGCCTTCCTGGGCGCACGCTACGTGTTCCGCGATGCGGTGCGCCGCCGCTTCGGCCATCGCATGGCCCGCCTGGATGAGGGGCTGGCCCGCGACGGGGCGTTCTACCTGTTCGGGCTGCGCCTGGTGCCCGTGTTTCCCTTCTTTCTGGTCAACCTGCTGATGGGCCTGACGGCCATGCCCGCGCGCACCTATTTCTGGGTGTCGCTGGTGGGCATGTTGCCCGGTACGGCGGTGTACGTGAATGCCGGGCGCGAACTGGGTTCCCTGACGTCTGCGGGCGACGTGCTGTCGCCGGGATTGCTGGTGGCCATGACTCTGCTGGGAGTGTTTCCGCTGGTGGCGCGCAAGGTTCTGGAACGGGTGCGTTCACGCCGCGCGGCACCGGTCAACGATCCGGTCGCGGAAAAACGGCACGCCGAGGAGGACGACAATGGCCCGAACCCCACGGCATGA